Within Channa argus isolate prfri chromosome 4, Channa argus male v1.0, whole genome shotgun sequence, the genomic segment TGTCGTCCAAAGTTTTCTCACATCTGTGGAGGCGACTGAACAGATCCAATCTTTACTCTGCCTCAGGTATCGGAGCGGTATGAAAGCACTAATTTGTTGACGGCTTTGCCCTCGTCTTTCTTGGAGCCCCTGCTGTCCTACACTCTGATGGAAGATCCAGAGATCCGTTTGCTGGTTCTCTCCATCCTCACCTCACTCATCGACAGACGCCACAACGTCAACAAGCTTACCGCCGACAGGTTACACCTCATTAGAAATAATACAGATTTAGTTGTATAGTTACCGACTTGTTGTCAGCAGCTGTCTCTCTGTGGGCCTGCAGCTTGTCCTTCGATGTCTCACTGTTGGAGCTAAAGGAGGACAGATCCTCTCGACAGGACAACCTGTTCATGAGGAAGGTGAGAGCAAAGTCAGAACGTACCTCATCAACTCTGTGTGACAGGTTGTGAACTGTGAGTCGTGCGAGGTTGAAGTAGAAATGCACCTGTTCTTTGTTTGTGGGTGCGTGCAGCATGCTCAGCGTCTCTACAGACACGTCTTCCTGGCCTGCAAGGAGGAGAGCAGTGGGCAGAGCCACTACCGGGCTCTCTTCGCCCTCTTGGCTGTGCTGAGCGTGGAACTGGCCAACGAGGAGATGGTGGTGGACCTGATTCGATTGGTCCTCGCTCTGCAGGTGAGCAGACGGAGTTAGAATCCTTTTTTAAGTGCAGACGGGCCAATAATGGCTTCACATTCGTGTCTATGCGAAACAGTTTATTATACCGTGAGTTAAAGTACGAGAGTGAGGACACATTCACGAGCCTTGTTATTGATTGTCCTCCTTCTGCTCTGCGATTGGCTGGTCAGGAGCTGGCGTTGTCCACTCAGGAGTGTCTGTCGGTGTTTAACCGCTGTGGCGTTCACGCCGTCTGTGCCGCTTTCCTCAACCTGCTGTCCCAGCTCGGCACACCTCCACCGCTCCACCAGCACGTCACACAGGTGAAGGAACTTCTCTGTTCCCTTTAATAGCATCACACGCTGATCTCCAACAACGGGGCGTGTTTTGTATCCTTGTTCctcacagcagaaataaaagctttaaGACCGGACTGTCTTCCGGGTCGAGCAAAGAACAATTTAGTTTGGGAATAGGGATGATATTGTGTGCTCTTCTTCTTATATACTttattcattgtgtgtgtgccacAGGTCATAGAGTGTCGTCAGAAGGATGCTCCACACCTTCTGCCTGTCCACATCTTCTGTGACCAACCCAGGTAGAGAGGCAGAGTTTTAAGACCTTTCACACCTGTCTTCAGGGATGGatttcatgttaaatgttatgaATTAGCTATAAATTCCTCTTCTGATGCGTTTTAcctgtaaaaatacattatttatacttcaactgtgtgtgtgtgtgtatcagacTTCCGGAAGGTGAACTGAAGGTGGACGAAGCCCTTTTGTTTGTCCACTCAAAAATCTGCGAGGCTCTGACAGGAAGTAGCTACAGCACACACATTGACCGCTTCAAGACGCCGTACACACCTCAGCTCACAGGTAAATACCCGCACACACGCGATGAATCCTTAAAGAAACAGCAgtttgcagttttctttctgtgtgcgCTTCAGAGGAGGATCGCCTGTCTAAGAGGAAGAGCATCGGAGATGTTGTGTCTTTGCAGATAGACATGGACCCTCAGCACTGCCCTGAAACCCAACAGGTAAGAACTGTGTCTGCATATCACCCCCTGTCACTCTGTCACtctgtcactctgtctctctgtctctctgtctctctgtctgtctgacgGCGATGACCCTTTTGTTACCTGTAGAAGCCTCAGACAGAGCAGATCACCTTCGAGACGCTGAAGAACGCCATTGGTAAGAGACTGATGTCAGACTGATACCTTCTAGGATTTACTGTTCCCTTTcccaaatgtgtgtttggaaaaaaatgctgtgtctctttcagaggacagagggagcgtggaggaggaggagaggaggaggatggaggtggTGGAGCGGTTTCAAACGGCTCCATTCGAGGAAATTGCTGCTCACTGTGGAGCACGGGTGAGTCTGTCCGGGTTATGTTGTCCGTGTTGCACTACTGTGACATTCTATAGTTTTCTGATggggaaaataatgttttctgtctccagGCGACTTTGCTTCAGTCCAAACTGGATCAGGTCTTCAACTCCATCATTCGTTCCCCTCCGACACCGTCCGGCCACTCTCTGCCTCGCTCGACACCACTCCACGAGATGAAGTTTCCCGACCTCTGTGTCTATTAGACAGCAACGCGCACTCTGCAATAATGTACCCAGTACGGCATCGGGAGGTAGGGAAGGACAGAAtctggttttaatgtttagaTAATTACAAATATGTCACGTGAATTCTGTTTTCTGCCAGTTTAATTAGAGAATGTTTGTCACTGCTGTTGTCGCTAAAAGTCAGAATACATTTTAACCAAATACCAAATGAACCTTctgttcatttttgtgtttgtgtgatttgcCGCTGTTGTCCGTCTGTTTGATCAACATCTATTGAATAAGTAGGTGCAATAACTAGTTGCAGAACTGTTCAATGTGATAAAATCTCCTCGTGAAGTTATTAACTGTATCTGTAATTTATTGTTTGATTACAACATCTCTACTTCTCTCGTGTTTAAGTTAGAATTGATCAGAGCTTCCACTGTGGCTGTGAATTTGTGATTTTAGCATCTTATTCAGTTGGCTCTGAGGTTTGGAACTACTGTTAGAATCATTATTATTGACAGGGGAAGATATTAACTTTTTATGTACAGGTATGTATCAATTAGGTTCAAGATGCAGCATATTTTGTCCTCGACACTCTGTAACGAAATgtcatgttttcacatttcaacaTACCAACATTTGAATCAGAATGTAATGATGCTGCTTTCTTGTTGTGATGGGCCTTTGTCCTCCATTAATATTCATGGTATGAGATAAATTAAGTTCCTTTTAGGTCGGTTGGTTCTCAGGCTCGTATCGCATAATCTGAACCTGgtataaaatacagtttaaccTTTCTTAAGTTTTGAAAACAAGTTTTACTCTTCTGCAGGATTCTCATTTGTAAAGAAGCAGCTAGAAAAAATCATATAAACTAGTCGAGTCGATTGCCGCCTGTCGGAAAGATCAATAcgcttttatgtttttctgtctgaaatCAAACACTTGGTGTTTAATAAATGTCTGTGACAGTGTATCTGCTATCATCGCTTTCTGTTCACCTTTAAGCAGAAGCTGAGCTCCACGTTTCACACAATGTATTGCTAACGTCCTGCATCCGGTAAGACATGAACTTTGACTCAAACTGCTgagtgaatgagtgtgtgttttttaagatTTAGATTTTGGGCTGCTTGTGTAACTGTTGGATATCAGATAAAAGAGTGTCTGTTTTGCTTGCAAATATctttatgttttcataaaatgtacagttatTTACAGGAATCATTAAATATCAAAACACCTTTCTCACTCTTTCATTCAGGACCAAGTTACAGACGGTAGTTTATAGCTTTTTATTGGTCATCAAATTGTCTGCTAAGCTTCCTGGGCAAAGAACTGGGTTTTCCTCCTCTCACTCATTCCCTCCTTTCATTTCTGCTGCTGTCCATCTTTGTTAATGACGTTTCTGAAGAGCGTGAGCAGTGGTCTCTGGCTGCGTTCGTCCCAGCTCTTCATGAAGCCCCCGTAGCGTTTGCTGGCTGGTGGACCGCTCCAGCGGAAGTGCTTCATTTTGTACGGACCGTCTTTCTTCTCCTGGACACCACccaggagctgctgctgctgctgctcggcTGCGTCCTGCATCATTTCCTgtgccttctcctcctcttccgcCAATGCCAGCAACTCATTGGGCAGCTCTCGCCTCCTCATCTCTCCAGGAAACACTTCAGCGGACTCCTCCTCTACGCCGTTGGAGGTGTAGACTTTGACAGGGCGGCGTTTTCTGCCGACAGGCTTCCCCCAGCGAAAGTGCTCCATGGAGTAGGAGCGCTTTGCAGGTgtagaagatgaggaggaggaagggagaATGAAGGAGGAGGGGTCtgatggaggaggaggttggAGGTGCCCGGTGCCTGGGATGAGTGGGGTTTCAGCGGTGAGGTCGGAGCGACAGAGCTGGATACAGTCCTGCAGGAGAAGGAAGGGAGACTTAGTGAAGGTAAGAAGCATCTTTTATTCTTAGGAATAAATTCCCTTAAAAACTGACTCAGAACTAACAGAAAACTCATTGTGACATAGACTCATGACAATGAAAGATTCTTGCGTAAAGCAAGCGTCAGTCCATAGACCCAACCCCCCACCAAAACTCAAAGGGGGGGATAAGGGGCCCGCTTCAGACTTTCACCCGAGCCCACTAAAAGCTTAAACCTGTCCGTGCTCGCGGTGCATCCTGGCTTACATACTGTAACGCAGCGACCTCACTACGACCTTTTCTCAAAAAGTCCAACAGCTGTATAACGTTAACAGTACGAATCATAAGTGTGGTGTATAGTTATGTTACCATCACGCTGGTCTCGGTGTTGAGCTCCAGGCAGCTCGGATGCTTCCAGCACTGACTGACAGCACCTCTGGTCACACCCACAACCACCACAGTCACCAATAGCCACACAGGACACATTCTCCTGCTGGCCAATCAGAGACAAGAATACATGCATCATAGATAACCAACCTCTCTTTTCCAAACTCTTTTCTATGTCTTTGTCACCTTTTATTTGTAcgttttatttcttattatatttaagttttaacaataaatatatgtaataatGCATGTTGAGTTTTGTTGCAGTCACAGAAAACAATTTGtcatgaaaatagaaaaatcgCCATCTCAGCAGTGCAGcgatgtattttttaaatagtctaATTGCTGTTATAATGGTATCTACAGTTATTTTCTCAACACATTAATAAgacttttctcatttaaaaaaatgaaatgcgACATATTTACCACATTTTTGCAGTAtatctatgtatgtgtgttgtcATTGTTCACACTGTAAAGACCACTGGTTTGTCGTTTGGGAACTGGGCTTTACAAGTacaattattatgttttgtttttatttggactTCATCTAAATatagttttattgtaaaacaaaaattattttatatatatatatatatacattttttaattaattaattttgttttttacacattgATAAATATTcgaattgaaaatattttgcaaaaatgttatttaggTCTAAAGCatcatacatttacacacatgtaaTTGAACTAATTCTGTTCTCACAtatcttagcattttacctccAAGTAccaatttttatttagatttagttACTGAAATGATAAAGTTCTGAGAAAGTTTAAATCTTTTTCTATTTCTAATCACTTTATGGAGACTTTTGGCATTTCATAACTGCATTATATTTCTGTTTAGAGttaataactttaaaatacTACAGTACTACAAATACTATTTTCCAACAGATCTTTTTTGGTTTGGAGAAACATCGTGTTTTGgataatatgtaataataatgatgaatatTCTCACCACGCTGTCCTGTCtccttgtctttcttcttctttctcttattGCTGGTGTTTTCTCGTCGTTCAGCTGTCGGATGGAGATTTTTCTCGTTTCTTTCCTGTCCCTCCAGGCATTCAGCCGACTTTTATATTCTCTCAGCcaaggacacacagacacacacccaggTAAAAGACGTCATCATCAAAATTCATTCATGCTTCGTAAACACACAGTGCGTGGAAATGGACAATCAATGAAAGATCatccccttcctcctcccccacacacacacatagacacacacccTTTCTGATGGGTTTTATTTCTCACGATATACTGCACATTCACatgtatttaataattacaattacTGTGCAGAGTCAAGATGTTTGACATATGCATTAACTACCTTATAATGCCTGAAGTTCAATGGCATGTGAAGTGACACTTTCATTCCATATCCTGTTTCTGAGACAGGTCAAAACCCTATTTAGCCTCTGTTGgctattaaaataaacaaaacgaTAAAAGAACACTAACTTTAAAGAGGCTCGTTTTTCCCCTTGGATGAAAGTgacatgtaaaacacacactccccaaaaaaacaccacataaAATCTCCATTCGCCGCCACTTTGCTTCTGCTACGTGTTAAATGTCAGCCGGCAGATTTGGCAGATTAGCACTGAAGTGGCATGTCGTCACCAGAGGAAAGAcgggattcaaacctgcaggTCACGGTGTACaattacacaaatacacacctgCTGCCGCATCTCGTGTTTGTCTGAAGTCTTACTCTCACTAATGCTGAATCTGAATCTGTGGAGGGTTTATGCGATTTATCAAGCCACAGCGGAATCGAACCTGAAGAATCCCAGGTTCGTTTCTCATCTAGCACGTCTTCTAGTCTGAGTATCAAAGTTTACCCAGCTCTAAAAACGAGCcaaataaacctttatttaatcCGTCTTTCCCTGTTTTAGGCTCCATGTTGATTAAGAAGGAACCACACAGCTGTAAGTGCCAGTTCCGTTTTCTACATGTACCGAGCTAAGCTCCCTATTCACTTTCTGTGTCTCGTCAAGGTGAATTTGGTATGTGCTTTTTCTGTCCCTGTCTAATCTGTGTCTAAAAAGTGGACAAAGAAGCTGTTTCATAACTACTCTGCTACAACTTGGAGCCTTTTTATACAGCTCGACTCCCAATTCAAGCCTCTGTTCGAAGCTGTGCTGTACTTCATTGTACTCCATTTGATTCCGAACTTTAAGGCTCTACTTTCATTTGGAGCCTCTATTTAaagctttacttttatttgGGGCCTGCGGTTAAAGCTCTTAATTCCAGTTTGAGCATTAATTTAAAGCTTTACTCCTATTCAGAGCCTCTGTTTAAAGTTCTGCTTACATTTGAAGCTCTACTTCTAGAAGCTCAGCCGGCATTTGGAGCCTTTATGAAAAGCTCTACTGCCCCTTCCTGTCCTTTAGGAAGGGTTCTTCAGAGCTCTTCATCAACAAGAAACTCTTTAAAGTTCTTTAAAATGCCTTGCTTTCAAGACTCTGCGCCCTAAAGAAAGCTTTAAGGGTTGTGTCCACTACAGAGGAATGTTTAGACCTCGTTTATTTCAGTTCTTCGTCAGTTCCTCTTCAAGCTTGAGGCTTCAGGTGCTTTTCTTTAAAGCTCTACATCTACAGAAGCCTTGTGTTTAGGTTAGTGTCTTTTAAGACTCTTTTTAGGACCCTGCATCGAATGAAAAGGTTTGCTTAAGGactgttagaaaaaaaattgagtGGATGCAATATTTTTCTATACATAATAGTTGAAgttgaaaaaaacagaaagtgcatggaaataatgtttttatgttaaatgaGGTATTATTTGTGTAGATTATGTAAAGTATATATTTCTGCAGCTGGACTGAAGCATCAGTACTTCAAGTCTTTTAGTCATAGTAAAGTCATTTCTGTCTAGGactgttttagtgtttttctaaTGGAACAAATTGAGGAGCATCTGGAGGCAGAAGATAAATATAAACCCATTAGTCTGCTTTCACTGCCTTGAACCTCCATTCAGTCCATTActcacacgaacacacacacactcatatattCAGGAAGAAGGAGCTAATGGCACAATGAAGTCAGACAAGCTGGACTCAAagcaaagacattttaacaacattatCAGAAGTGGAAGCACTTCATTCACCTGCTGCAGTCTTTGTCTGCTTCTAACCAAACATGCAGGTTTTATCACAGCTACTGTGATGTCCACTCACTTTTTATATCAGCGGAGATAAGCGAGATTATTTGGAGATCAGCCTGCCATGTTTTATTGCTAAATGTCAAAAACTATGAGTGATGCATATGATCATGTTTTATGGTTTGAAGTACAAAGCTGCTGAAGAAGCAACAGAAATAGAAggaattaaataaagtttagttTCTTGTCAATGGGGTCATTCTTTTTCTACTgtaccagtttttttttatatattatgcATTTCTGTATGCTCATTTTTGCCTTTCTGGTCGTTCTTCGctcttttctcttgttttctgtcagtttttcatttgttttgctctttggttatttttgtgtcttaggaacagtttttgtttatgtttttgataGCTGATCAACGTAATTACAGCTATTTCCTGTTCATTGTTATGCACTCGACCAATCCGCTCCGATCTCCGTGACCCTCAGAGACGACGAGAGCAAGTTTACCAAATGACTGGAAAATAGGATTAAACGACGTCCCCTCAGTTCGTTCATCGAAAATAGCATTTATTAGATAGTAGAACAAGCTCTGTTTAGTGGAGGGGAGACGTGGGGAGAACACTGAACACACCTGTGAATGGAAGGTAAAGGTAACTATTAGCATTagcctcttttgttttcttagcATTAGCTTCGCCTATGAGCCGTTTCTCATTCTGTGTTCTTCATCTTTCCGTGCACAGGAACAAATCATACTTGGATGTTATTATCCATAAAAGTTCAGTCGTCCAGTCACAGTTACTACTTTTACCACCACCACAGTGTCTTCATGTGTATTAACTAAGCCTAGCTAGTTAGCATAGGCTATGCTAACTAATCTTAGAAAGTTTTTCTAAGTGAAGCTCTTTTATTCTCTTAGCACGTCTTAATATTCAGCCTTGATGGAACAACCGAGTTTGAAACCACCAGTTAAACTAAATGACAGGTTTTCAAAACTTACTGCagtttacagcattttaaaaattttcttttgctaaaaaacaacaacccaccAAGAACACAGGCATTAATGAactataaaataatgaattgatCGTAAAGGACACTTTACTTCCACTGAAAAATGaatccagatgacatcacttggaggaaccttcatctatggagtttgtaattaaGGTCAACCTgattttccagagctcctccagatgacatcatttgaactcctaatgatggaaatctcctccaggtgatgttaACAGGAGGAGCTAATATAAAGAAGTAAGAGGGAGGTTTaataagttgaaaattggtgaattCGCCCTTTTTCATGAGTTTTGAAGCCTGTGAGATAACACACCAGTTAAAGATAAGTTGACTGTGAGAATCCAACCTCTACTACTACAGTATCTTCATGTGTATTAATTATAGTAGTGTATGTAGTAATGAGTGTCTATGTTCTATTGTAAGTAACTTTATTTTAGTTCCTAAACTAATTTAAACTTCATCATGGTTTGTACTGCAGTAAAATTTCAGCTGATTCTAGTTTTCTGCTTTATAACCCACTGCTTGCAACTCTGTTGGGGGTCGTGGGAGGACACAGCCCCCCCACGACCCCCACAGCTATTATCACTGTGGGGCCCTTCTGCTGCTCCAGGGACTGGTGACGGGCAGGCGTCGAACCTGACCTGCGCCGGCTGGCGCCTTACGCTCACGGACAACCTGACCACACCACCAGATCCCTTTCGCACTGAGACATGCTCTCAGAGGGACTTTGAATCTTCACTTGGGCTGTTGGACTTTAAAATTCACTAAACCTCATAAGGATTGAACCCATGTCCTCTATGTGACCATGTAGTCCTCTAACAGTCTGAGCTACTTAGTTAGaacctctgtttttgtttctctgaacCTGTTTCTTTTGACTTTGGACACCAGACTTCAAAAGTCTCATAAGGATTTAACCCATGTCCTCTGTGTGACCATGTAGTGCTCTAACAGTCTGAGGTACTTAGTTTGTCATGTCCTATATCTTTTTCAGGTTTTCACTCTTGACTTTGGACATCAGACTTCAAAAGTCTCAAGGATTGAACCCACGTTCTCTGCGTGACCAGGTAGTTCCCTAACAGTCTGAGCTACTTAGTTAGaacctctgtttttgtttctctgaacCTGTTTCTCTTGACTTTGGACACTGGACGTCAAAAGTCTCATAAGCATGGATCCTGACGTCACTAAGCCTCCGCTAACAGTCTCTTTAACAGCCAGAGCTGAATGTTTGGACAGTAGAACCTTTGATTTCTTTGAGCCTTTGACTGTTTACGTTGGGTGGTAAAAAATTGACTGAAGCTCACAGGGATCAAACCTGAGACCACAAAACTGAAAGACAGTTGACTTACTGCATAAGCTACTATGTAAGACCCACGAGGAGGGAGATTCTGGGAGCTTTAGTGTTTAGGTGTCTGTCTTGTGGTCATTGGACTTCCAGTAGAATCAAGCCCAAACCTTCAGAAGTTCTCCAGCAGCTGGAGCTGTTGGACTGGTCTCTAACACATTTTCTCGACACTTTCTTAGAAATCAAGAGTAGCAGGAACTTGGTTGCAGGTAAGGAAGATACACTGTCAGAAGTAGCTGATATTAGgtggaagttgctcattttggcATAAAATTGACCTGAGACACTGTGAGGTCACATACTGATGCTTAAATCTTTGCTGGACTTCAAAATTCCCAGAGTTTCCACAGACACagattttatatgtttatttttttttaaccaaaagcagctgaaataaaactaaaacgtTTATTATAACgtctattattgtaaattacTAGAcgaaaatgaattattaatggCACATTGGGTAGCTTGAATTATTATTCTCA encodes:
- the LOC137126143 gene encoding pro-opiomelanocortin-like — translated: MCPVWLLVTVVVVGVTRGAVSQCWKHPSCLELNTETSVMDCIQLCRSDLTAETPLIPGTGHLQPPPPSDPSSFILPSSSSSSTPAKRSYSMEHFRWGKPVGRKRRPVKVYTSNGVEEESAEVFPGEMRRRELPNELLALAEEEEKAQEMMQDAAEQQQQQLLGGVQEKKDGPYKMKHFRWSGPPASKRYGGFMKSWDERSQRPLLTLFRNVINKDGQQQK